From a single Desulfonauticus submarinus genomic region:
- the nadC gene encoding carboxylating nicotinate-nucleotide diphosphorylase, with product MSEIEFFPEKYYKTHLLTLIKLALAEDGQDLTSNYLFSNSKLGVAHIISKQTGIIAGLPLLQFILKQNQSDLKLTFLVKEGQKIFPKTKIVKISGPVKEILAYERIFLNFLSHLSGIATLTSHYVEKVSPYNVILLDTRKTLPGHRVLEKYAVRVGGGQNHRLNLEEMLMLKDNHLIAYPSIKQAVQKLRTQITHCPPIEVECSTLSQVKEAVESKVNRIMLDNMSPDLAQKALQLIPSHIETEISGNITLQNIEAYAYLRPNYISVGQITHSATSLDLSLKIGDLNE from the coding sequence ATGTCTGAAATAGAATTTTTCCCAGAAAAATATTATAAAACACATCTCCTTACCCTTATCAAGCTTGCTCTTGCTGAAGATGGACAAGATTTAACATCAAACTATCTTTTTTCTAATTCTAAATTGGGTGTAGCACATATTATTTCCAAACAAACCGGCATTATTGCAGGCCTACCTTTACTCCAATTTATTCTAAAACAAAACCAATCCGATCTTAAATTAACCTTTTTAGTAAAAGAAGGACAAAAAATATTTCCTAAAACCAAAATAGTTAAAATAAGTGGACCAGTAAAAGAAATTCTAGCCTATGAACGAATATTTTTAAATTTTTTATCCCATCTGTCTGGGATAGCAACTCTTACTTCACATTATGTAGAAAAAGTCTCTCCTTATAATGTAATATTATTAGATACAAGAAAAACTCTTCCAGGACATAGAGTATTAGAAAAATATGCTGTCAGAGTTGGAGGAGGACAAAACCATCGTTTGAATTTAGAAGAAATGCTTATGCTAAAAGATAACCATCTTATAGCTTACCCAAGTATTAAACAAGCTGTTCAAAAATTACGAACACAGATTACCCATTGTCCTCCTATAGAGGTAGAATGTTCTACTCTCAGTCAAGTAAAAGAAGCAGTGGAGTCAAAAGTAAATAGAATTATGTTGGACAATATGTCTCCTGATCTTGCTCAAAAAGCTCTTCAATTAATCCCATCCCATATTGAAACAGAAATTAGTGGCAATATAACTCTACAAAATATTGAAGCGTATGCTTATTTAAGACCTAATTATATTTCTGTAGGTCAAATCACTCACTCTGCAACTAGTTTAGATTTGAGTTTAAAAATAGGAGATCTAAATGAATAA
- the nadA gene encoding quinolinate synthase NadA, protein MNNYILSLKEKYQNNLTILAHHYQKQEIVDLADKVGDSLELAQKIPELKTKYLIFAGVHFMAETAVILAQKHQKVFLPVPNASCVMANTAPYKKVKKILELLNEEKKVIPLAYVNSSASIKALCGEYGGSVCTSANAEKMLLWALEQADGVLFLPDKHLGLNTAQKINLPPSKITILNIKNKYSMQLDKNKTLFLWPGVCAVHFKYKVKHIEKARKSHPDAKVIVHPECSPQVVEQSDMAGSTSMLIKYVNSLPKKSKVYIGTEENLVQRLARKYKGQKEIFSLFPSFCSNMNKVNLKTLEYLLKNLKNLAPVKVDEHIAKLSFKALSTMLKVCQ, encoded by the coding sequence ATGAATAATTATATACTTAGCCTAAAAGAAAAATATCAAAATAATTTAACAATTTTAGCTCACCACTACCAAAAACAAGAAATAGTAGATTTAGCAGATAAAGTAGGAGATTCTTTAGAATTAGCTCAAAAAATTCCTGAATTAAAAACAAAGTACCTTATATTTGCAGGCGTTCACTTTATGGCTGAAACAGCAGTTATTCTTGCTCAAAAACATCAAAAGGTATTTCTTCCTGTGCCTAATGCTAGCTGTGTAATGGCTAATACAGCCCCATATAAAAAAGTAAAAAAAATCCTAGAATTATTAAATGAAGAAAAAAAAGTCATTCCTTTAGCCTATGTAAATTCCTCTGCCAGCATAAAAGCACTATGTGGAGAATATGGAGGCAGTGTTTGTACTTCAGCAAATGCCGAAAAAATGCTCTTATGGGCACTTGAACAAGCAGATGGGGTCTTATTCTTACCAGATAAACATCTAGGTCTAAATACTGCCCAAAAAATTAACCTACCTCCATCTAAAATAACTATTTTAAATATAAAAAATAAATATTCCATGCAACTAGATAAAAATAAAACTTTATTCTTATGGCCTGGAGTATGTGCGGTACACTTTAAGTACAAAGTAAAACATATCGAAAAAGCTAGGAAATCACATCCAGATGCCAAAGTTATTGTCCATCCCGAATGTTCTCCACAAGTTGTGGAACAAAGCGATATGGCTGGATCTACTTCTATGTTGATAAAATACGTAAATAGTTTGCCTAAAAAATCTAAAGTATATATTGGTACAGAAGAAAACTTGGTCCAAAGATTGGCTAGAAAATACAAAGGCCAAAAAGAGATTTTCTCTCTTTTTCCTTCTTTTTGTTCCAACATGAATAAAGTCAATCTCAAAACTTTAGAATATCTTTTAAAAAATTTAAAAAATCTAGCCCCTGTTAAAGTAGATGAACATATAGCAAAATTATCATTTAAAGCGCTATCCACAATGCTTAAAGTGTGTCAATAA
- the nadB gene encoding L-aspartate oxidase → MEEKLITDILIIGSGLAGLTTALSLAQTNCSITILTDSKELTENNSSLAQGGIVYKSAKDSPKLLAKDILYAGCQQNYLKAVKILATQGPEIVKKILIDKLKVDFAKQKNTFSLTKEGGHSIPRILFCKDFTGKAIMDNLIKEIKKYSNISILTNHQAIDLITSHHHSTKLEFRYHLKNQCLGAYVLQKNSGQVKTILSHYTVLATGGLGQIYLHSTNTLNSIGSGLSMAYRAGCRILNAEYIQFHPTSLFHLGERKFLISEAVRGEGAFLVNQKLEPFMNKYHHQKDLAPRDIVARAIVEEMISSKSEHVFLNIEKVKNFSQRFPTIYKTCKKMNIPIEKTRLIPVVPAAHYFCGGILVDQNGQTTLPRLFAGGECSCTGVHGANRLASTSLLEALVWGYRIGQKIKKDFNRSKKIKSNLLNSIPSWQYPKNPEFPDPALINQDWANIKHTMWNYVGIIRTKARLKRAFEDLRILNKRIHDFYSQTVLNSDLIKLYHACQSAYIVTTSALKNKKSIGCHYVT, encoded by the coding sequence ATGGAAGAAAAATTAATAACAGACATACTTATAATAGGCTCAGGTCTAGCAGGGCTGACCACCGCTCTTTCCTTAGCCCAAACAAACTGCTCTATAACAATTCTAACAGATAGCAAAGAACTCACAGAAAATAACTCTTCCTTAGCTCAAGGAGGAATTGTTTATAAAAGTGCTAAAGATTCTCCTAAACTATTAGCAAAAGATATTCTCTATGCAGGGTGCCAACAGAATTATCTTAAAGCGGTAAAAATTTTAGCTACTCAGGGTCCAGAAATTGTCAAAAAAATTCTAATCGACAAATTAAAAGTAGATTTTGCTAAACAAAAAAACACTTTTAGCTTAACTAAAGAAGGAGGACACTCCATCCCTAGGATCTTGTTTTGTAAAGATTTTACAGGCAAAGCCATAATGGACAATCTAATAAAAGAAATAAAAAAATATTCTAATATATCTATACTCACTAACCACCAAGCAATAGACCTCATTACAAGCCATCACCATAGTACTAAATTAGAATTTAGATATCATTTAAAGAACCAATGCTTAGGCGCATACGTACTTCAAAAAAATAGTGGTCAAGTTAAAACCATATTATCCCACTATACTGTTCTAGCCACTGGAGGTCTTGGGCAAATTTATTTACATTCAACTAATACTTTAAATAGTATTGGATCAGGTTTATCTATGGCCTATAGAGCAGGATGTAGAATATTAAATGCAGAATATATTCAGTTTCATCCCACTTCTCTCTTCCACCTTGGAGAAAGAAAATTTCTTATTTCCGAAGCTGTAAGAGGAGAAGGAGCTTTTCTGGTCAACCAGAAACTCGAACCTTTTATGAATAAATACCATCACCAAAAAGATCTAGCGCCAAGAGATATTGTAGCAAGAGCAATTGTAGAAGAGATGATCTCATCTAAATCTGAACACGTATTCTTAAATATTGAAAAGGTTAAAAACTTCTCTCAAAGATTCCCTACAATCTATAAAACCTGTAAAAAAATGAATATCCCTATTGAAAAAACACGTCTCATTCCAGTAGTACCTGCAGCCCATTACTTTTGCGGAGGAATCTTAGTAGACCAAAATGGGCAAACAACCCTTCCTAGATTATTTGCAGGAGGGGAATGTAGTTGTACTGGTGTACACGGAGCTAACCGCTTGGCAAGTACTTCTCTTTTAGAAGCCTTGGTATGGGGATATAGAATCGGACAAAAAATAAAAAAAGACTTTAATCGCTCTAAAAAAATAAAATCTAATCTTTTAAACTCAATCCCATCATGGCAATATCCTAAAAACCCTGAATTTCCAGATCCTGCTTTAATTAATCAAGATTGGGCTAACATAAAACATACTATGTGGAACTATGTAGGCATCATTAGAACAAAAGCAAGACTTAAGAGAGCATTTGAAGATTTAAGAATTTTAAATAAAAGAATACACGATTTCTATAGTCAAACAGTTTTAAATTCAGACTTGATCAAACTTTACCATGCATGTCAAAGTGCATATATTGTCACCACTTCTGCTCTAAAAAATAAAAAAAGCATTGGATGTCATTATGTAACCTAA
- a CDS encoding UvrD-helicase domain-containing protein, with protein MDNIFEELNFPFVLKLRASAGAGKTYQLMIAYLWLLSKQKRVSLDSLKSIVALTFTNQATFEMKHRILQGLKDIVLENDKGKALVKVTGLIPSQAKKWLDLILDRYFCFQVKTLDSFLFNLFRLLSLELGFPPTLKPEFNEEFVLNQLIDRLWRISLQDDNIQQVVSSLVDVFLEIEQVHGFNIENKLKSRLREVFFELYKIKKDINLNFDVDSLKYQEKRIKELGNKILNWVDEVGLEFKYSWRKAFLDPIGYFNSDKSSFLNKESIKEMCRANKNKDVLDFSKIDKYFFRFKKELDTYFYLKADLKVKPYIQICSILKDFLADYSREEGIVLPNDWMYLLEQKIKELDIPTIFAFLGERWKHFLIDEFQDTSNIQWNILKFFIQNSLAEGGSVFLVGDQKQSIYMWRDADPELFLNCHRELPNADFHEDTLKYNWRSSPYIIDFNNKVFSFFSSATNEIASIFKLENNRFQSKLKDYFSSLEQSVCEKNKNLKGKVKRFFKQEDWEQDFLRLLNNILENNELSDIAILVRSNEQAKEISSLLLAANIPVISENNLVLEASFVIKGLINFLRFVDDPMDDEKVLSFCLTPICPLENEFILKNYRELEKGLLWDWLKKQDLEEVAFLKYCVQKSAFLSVYELILEIVKEYSLKTKFPDHLAFLNRFLELIISLPKTKVLNICMFLKEWQIIKEKQKLGCSEHIDAVRVMTIHAAKGLEFDIVFLPFLDWNIPRLNILVLEDGSIVRVKKPYSANIASKLEQEKEKHILETLNLLYVAFTRAKRELYYWVEDSDKRKKNIPFLLKIIEETIGCNNA; from the coding sequence ATGGATAATATATTTGAAGAATTGAATTTTCCGTTTGTCTTAAAGTTGAGAGCTTCTGCTGGAGCAGGAAAAACCTATCAATTAATGATTGCTTATTTATGGCTTCTGTCAAAGCAGAAACGCGTTTCTTTGGATTCCTTAAAATCTATTGTTGCTCTTACTTTCACTAACCAAGCTACTTTTGAGATGAAACATAGGATTTTGCAAGGACTAAAAGATATTGTTTTGGAGAATGATAAAGGGAAAGCTCTAGTTAAGGTCACAGGCCTTATTCCTTCTCAAGCTAAAAAATGGTTGGATCTAATTTTAGATCGTTATTTTTGCTTTCAAGTAAAAACTCTTGATAGTTTTTTATTTAATCTTTTTCGCTTGCTTTCTTTGGAACTAGGATTTCCTCCTACTTTAAAGCCTGAATTTAATGAAGAATTTGTTTTAAATCAACTAATAGATAGGTTGTGGCGTATTTCGTTGCAAGATGATAATATTCAACAAGTGGTGTCTTCTTTAGTTGATGTTTTTTTAGAGATAGAACAAGTGCATGGATTTAATATAGAAAACAAATTAAAATCACGCCTTAGAGAAGTATTTTTTGAGCTATATAAAATTAAAAAAGACATTAATTTAAATTTTGATGTTGATAGTTTAAAATATCAAGAAAAAAGAATAAAAGAACTTGGTAATAAAATACTTAATTGGGTTGATGAAGTTGGACTAGAATTCAAATATTCTTGGCGGAAGGCTTTTTTAGATCCTATTGGATATTTTAATAGTGATAAATCATCTTTTTTAAATAAAGAAAGTATAAAAGAAATGTGTCGTGCAAATAAAAATAAAGATGTTTTAGATTTTTCTAAAATAGATAAATATTTTTTTAGATTTAAAAAAGAATTAGATACATATTTTTACTTAAAAGCAGATTTAAAAGTAAAACCATATATCCAAATTTGTTCTATTTTGAAAGATTTTTTGGCAGATTATTCCAGAGAAGAAGGAATAGTTTTACCAAATGATTGGATGTATTTATTAGAACAAAAGATAAAAGAACTAGATATTCCAACAATTTTTGCATTTTTAGGAGAGAGATGGAAACATTTTTTAATTGATGAATTTCAAGATACTAGTAATATTCAGTGGAATATTTTAAAGTTTTTTATTCAGAATAGTTTGGCAGAAGGAGGAAGTGTCTTTTTAGTAGGAGATCAAAAACAATCTATTTATATGTGGAGAGATGCTGATCCAGAGTTATTTTTAAATTGTCATAGAGAGTTACCAAATGCAGATTTTCATGAAGACACTTTAAAATATAATTGGCGTTCTTCACCATATATTATTGATTTCAATAATAAAGTATTTTCTTTTTTTTCTTCGGCCACAAATGAGATAGCTAGTATCTTTAAATTAGAAAATAATCGATTTCAAAGTAAATTGAAAGATTATTTTTCTTCTTTAGAACAATCTGTATGTGAAAAAAATAAAAATCTTAAAGGAAAGGTAAAGAGGTTTTTTAAGCAAGAAGACTGGGAACAAGATTTTTTAAGATTATTAAATAATATTTTAGAGAATAACGAGTTAAGTGATATTGCTATTTTAGTGCGTTCAAACGAACAGGCAAAAGAGATATCATCTCTTTTATTGGCAGCAAATATTCCTGTTATTTCTGAAAATAATTTAGTTTTGGAAGCTTCTTTTGTAATTAAGGGGTTAATAAATTTTTTACGCTTTGTAGATGATCCTATGGATGATGAGAAGGTTTTATCTTTTTGTTTAACTCCTATTTGTCCGTTGGAAAATGAATTTATTCTAAAAAATTATAGAGAGCTTGAGAAAGGTTTATTGTGGGACTGGTTAAAAAAACAGGATTTAGAAGAGGTAGCTTTCTTGAAATATTGTGTTCAAAAAAGTGCTTTTTTATCTGTATATGAGTTGATTCTAGAGATTGTTAAAGAGTATAGTTTAAAAACAAAATTCCCAGATCATTTGGCTTTTTTGAATAGGTTTTTAGAGCTAATTATTTCTTTACCAAAAACAAAAGTTTTGAATATTTGTATGTTTTTAAAAGAGTGGCAGATCATAAAAGAGAAACAAAAACTAGGATGTTCTGAGCATATAGATGCTGTTCGAGTAATGACTATTCACGCAGCTAAGGGATTAGAATTTGATATAGTTTTCTTACCATTTTTAGATTGGAATATTCCTAGGCTAAATATTTTAGTTTTAGAAGATGGCAGTATTGTAAGAGTTAAAAAACCTTATTCAGCAAATATTGCGTCAAAGTTAGAGCAGGAGAAAGAAAAACATATACTAGAAACTTTAAATTTACTTTACGTAGCCTTTACAAGGGCTAAAAGAGAATTGTATTATTGGGTGGAAGATAGTGATAAACGGAAAAAAAATATCCCTTTTCTTTTAAAAATAATAGAAGAAACAATAGGTTGTAATAATGCTTGA
- a CDS encoding Lrp/AsnC family transcriptional regulator has translation MIDEIDKKILNLLQKNGKISNAEIARQLNMAPSGILERIRKLEKNGIIEKYEVRLNPKKLGLVLTVFILVKTEDSVGSTTIGYQLAQIEEVQEVYYIAGEFNYLIKARVAHTDSLTNLLKKFGQIEGVKDTRTTLVLQEILETLRVDLSQVKEKKNKRKRNNNKED, from the coding sequence ATGATAGACGAAATAGACAAAAAAATACTGAATTTACTCCAAAAAAATGGTAAGATTTCTAATGCTGAGATTGCTAGGCAGCTTAACATGGCTCCATCTGGGATCTTAGAAAGAATTAGAAAGCTTGAAAAAAATGGAATTATAGAAAAATATGAAGTACGATTAAATCCAAAAAAATTAGGCTTAGTTTTAACTGTATTCATTTTAGTTAAGACAGAAGATTCTGTTGGCTCAACAACTATAGGTTATCAATTGGCGCAAATAGAAGAAGTACAAGAAGTTTATTATATTGCTGGAGAATTTAATTATTTAATTAAGGCAAGAGTAGCTCATACAGATTCTCTTACTAATCTTTTAAAAAAATTCGGTCAAATTGAAGGAGTAAAAGACACTAGGACCACATTAGTTTTACAAGAAATCTTAGAAACTCTCAGAGTTGATCTTTCTCAAGTAAAAGAGAAAAAAAATAAACGAAAACGGAACAATAATAAGGAGGATTAG